The Rutidosis leptorrhynchoides isolate AG116_Rl617_1_P2 unplaced genomic scaffold, CSIRO_AGI_Rlap_v1 contig179, whole genome shotgun sequence genome includes the window TTGAGGAAGGAATGAGAGACGAAGAGATGCAGGAAAATGAGGCTGGTGGCACAAGAGAAAGAGAGAATCAAAAAAATAATTCAGGTGGAAGAAAAGAGGATGAGAAGAAGAGAAGTCAGCCTAATGGCACAGGAGAGAGAGAGAGCAACAAAGAAATGGGTCAGTAGGAAGAGGAGATAATGAGAAGTAGGGAAGTCATCCTGGTAGCACAGAAGAGAGAGAAAAATAGATAAGTTGGTCAGTTGAAAGAAGAGAGACTCCTATTTGTGAGAACACTGCAACTTGAGAACAGTCAAAACAGCCTGGAACAGGGAATGGAATTTTGAGAGGCTTACTTAATCGATTAATAAATGGGAAAAGCAAAGAAGCAAGCAAGATTGTTCCAAAGAAGCAAACTAAAAGCAAgcaaatagtaatgataattatgtACAATAACATATTGTTACTTGTCTCTCTTATTAGTAAGAAGTAACATGTTGATTTTCGTATATACCTAAACTTGCCGGATGATCATCAATCTGAAGATCTACACATTGAAGAAGAAGGTTGTCTAACCAAAGAGAAGAAAATGAAATCATCGAAGGGACCAGCTATGTGCCTTGATGAATTCATTGAGAAAAATGGTCAGGTAGATGAACTATTAGAACTTGGAAGAGCAGAAAATCAAGCTGCTGAGAATGAAGGAGCAGAGAATCAGGCTGGTGAGGATGAAATAGTAAAAAAATTAGACTGGTGAGGATGAAAGAGCAGAGGATCTGGCTGCCGATCATGAGGAGACACGTGTTGATCACGGTAATGATCATGTGGAAGATACTAGTACTTTTTCACTACGCGACCAACGAACTAACAGCAGCAGTATTAGGCCAAGTATGTTCACAATATTTAACAACCTAGCACTTTATTTTattaatgaatatgaatatgagtTTGTAGCCTAGGTTATGGTTGTGAATATAAATATAACATGTTGGATCGATTATAGCTTCATCAAGGAAAACTAGTGGAGGATTTACGTGCGTGAAAGTTCATTCGAGAGATTTTACCGATAGAATGGTAGGCCATTTTGACCAAAATGGAGAAGCATGTGGTCTAATAAGGAAAGTGGTTGGTGAGTTCTTAGCTTTCCTTGGAACACTTGCAAGAAATCTCGCAAAGTGTCCATTGATATATACGAACATGTTGTATCCAAAAAGGATGAGTTATGAGAATATATCAATATATGTATGTGTGAATTTTAATTCCTTTTTGTGCATCTTTATGAAATTGAATGTCTGCCCTACATGTTTTTTATGGTCTTACACCATTGTAATATAAGTATATCCTGCCTGAATCTGCATATAAGGCGGTCATACGAACAGTCGATGATGATTGGCGGAAACACAAGATGAATGTCAAGAAAAGGGTCTACGATTCATATCCGACAAATGCAGAGAGATTGGACAACCTTAATAGTTTGATCCCTGATCACCATTTCAAGAAGCTCATGGTTTATTGGAGTAACGAAGAAATTTAGGTGAGTCTACGTTACTAAATGTTCACTACTAATAACAATCACCCTTTTATCATTAAATAAAATTTGTATGTTGATTTTTTTGGACGTGCACTTGTAGAAAATATGCCAAGAGAATGTTGAGAATAAGTCCAAAATGAAATACTTTCATAGAATGGAAAAGGAGAGTTTTTTTGTCTTACGTGCTGAATTTGTAAGGTGTTGTGATAAACCCTTATTTTTCGAATCAACTTCTATTTCTTAGTACTAATACATTTATCCTACCGGTATAGCGCGTGGAGCATGGAAGAGATCCATCCCGATCTGAAACGTTCTCATGACGAGGATAAGAGATGGGAAGGATGTAGATACTGAAACTTTGGGAACAGTTGTAAGTCGAATACTAACTGACACGGTTGAAATGTTCCTCGTGAATGATGCATTGAACCATATTAATTTTTTAATTATTGGAAAAGTTCGTAATAGTAGTGGAAGATGGAAAGAATGAAATCGAAGTCTTTAAATGTGTTTTCGAGAAAAAAAAGCCTGATCGGGTCCGTTGTGGAGGGAGAATTTTGACTCCTACAATGTTGATAGAAACCCTCTATAGGCAAAAGTAGGAGGCCAAGCATGCAGCAGAATTGGCGGCAATGCATCAGAAGCAGGATGAGTTTGAGTAGAAGCAGAGGTAACTTGAAGAGAGGGAAGAGCTGAGAGCACGAAAGTTGAGGGATTTGGCAGAGAGGGAGAAGGAGAgaaaagagagggagagggagagggaaTAGGAATATTTTAGATTTAGGAGCTTGTTGAGACAAGTTATAGAGACTGGAGGGTTGGATTTAGGTGGGATCGTTGGGATTGATGCCTTGTTCACAACATCGACTTCGAATGATGCAAACAGTGCTCTACGTTCTTCCATAGCAACCAATGATCAAGGCCATGAGGTTAGTGCGCTCGACTCCATTGACAATGCAGGATGTGGAAGTAAAAGTTAATTTATAACTTGAGGTTAATTTGTTGTTAAATGATACTATTGTTTAACTATTTTGGCCTTGAACAAGGCCATAAGACTCTAATAATGTAAACTATTATAGTTATCCCATATTTCAATAAAAACAAATGTTACACTTGAACACTTTAAGGAAATTTTATCATGGTTAACTGTTTTGGCCTTaacggttatctgaacaatttttTAAAATGGTTAACTGTTGTTGTGGCCTTAACTGTTAACTATTGCATGTGAAATTTTGATATGTTTTGAGATGTATTTGACTTTCAGGTAGCTCGTCCTGATAAAGAGTAGCAGACCCATAATGACGAAGGCGATGATCATTAGTCCCTAAGGAAGAACGTAGATGTTTTGATAGTCGTACAGGATGGACCACAATTTTTTGTAGCCTACGTGTTTAACTAAACATTAATTAGTTGACAAAAGCAGTTGTAGAACAAATTTGCAGGTATTATACGACGtattataagtaaatataaaattatattaaattgtGTTTTGATTAGTCATTGCATGCAGGTGGCTTCGAAATTACTGTAAGAATTACAATGTGGCTGTAGTATATGAATACACCATAGTTTATGAAGCATGGTAATAATAAAAAAGAATCGTGCTAATTATTTTTCAAAAATCATGGCCAAAAATTCTAACATTTCCACGGTTATATAACCGTGCCATGAACCATGGCAATCTAAAACCACGGCTAAAAACCATGGCACTCCATTGTCAAGACTTGAAAACTGTGACATAAAAGTTGGAAACAGGTTAACCGGAATGGATAATTATACACCACGATTTTGTATAACCGTTGCGTAAAATGGACGAAAACTGTGGCGTATACCTAAGGCCATGGCCGCAAATTTCACAGTTCAAACCGTGACGTAAAGTCAAAAAACCGTGACATATTCTTTACGCCACAATTTTTTGCCATTAGGCCACGTTTATCTGGTTGTGGCTGTATCGAGATTTTCTACTAGTGGGTGGTTTTTAGGTCGTGACAATGAGTGCTAAATAGGCTGCGAAGATGAGGTTGGAAGGGGAAAGCGAAGAGTCATCAGAGATGGGGATTTGGGCGGCTaattgggtggtggtgggtggtgcaaTGTCAAAGGCGAAGAGGAGTTGGGAAGGGAAAGAGGAAGGGGAAGAGTCTCTCTCTCATCTCATATTTACTTTAATCCAtgtcatttgatttaaacaaatcaaGATCATTGATTAAGTTGTTAATCCGTATGATAGATTAAAAAAATAATCATCACCGTTTATTTCTTTTATACAAATATAAGATATATTTTATGAAAGTTATATCGTAATTTTTTGTTTGCTTTATTTgtgataatatatttattttagaaaAGTGTGGTAAAATTTTATTTTAACAGCAACATGGacatttttgattcacttttatGTTTTTATCAATCTTGAACAATTAGacatggtgccatttgtatttacaCTAGAATTTTACTCCGAACTAATTCTAGCTCGACTAGAATCGATCAAATTGAAACAATCATACGCGTGACCAATTCAAATGTTTTATCACACGAACGTGCACGTGGTAATATTTAACAAAAGTTCGTTGTATATAATATGCATGATTCAGATTGGTTTGATATCCAAATTAGCCCATGAACACTCGCAATTTAATATGTTAACAAAAGTTCATTGTCTATAATATATAAGCTTGGGAAAACAAGCTGTTTGGCTCAACTCGTCTCGGGTTCGATCCAGCTCGTCAAGAAAACGAGCCGATCCGAGCAGATCCACAAAATATTCCGAGCTTCAAAACTCAGACTCGAGCTCTGTTCGGCTCCGATCCCCGAGGTGTTCGCGAGCTTTTCAAAAAATCAAAAATTtaaatattgtaatataaatgataaatttgacctcataaaaaaatttattttattaatttataggGATAAAAATGTTATTTTCTCaattaatataaaatttattactTTTAAtcttgttataaaaaaaaattaaatgagaaAATCTATATGGTGAAAAGTGTTTTTTACAtcattattttatttaaatattttttttataaaagctcGCGAGCAGCTCGGGATCGGCTCGGCTCGAGCTCGCCAAAAGCTTGGGTTCGTCGATCCTGAGCCCGAAAAAGCTCGCCTCCAGAACGAGTCTAACTTTTTAGACTCGGACTCGCTCATTTTTCGAGCCGATCCGAACCGATCTCGAGCTTTAAGCTCGTTTTCCTACCCCTAATGATATACATGATTTGGACTTGAAGGAGATTTAATTAATTATCAGCATTCATGGAGAATATTATACTCCCTTCGATCCCCTTCAAGTATCGCGCACTAAAATTTGTTTTCGTCTAATTTAAATATCGATTTAtgaaattcatatatatttaaattattttttCAATCTTACTGCTATATTAATTTCAATAATTaatttttacataattatttataattttaaaataataaataattaagagATATATAATTTTTCTCTCATTAATTATTTTTTAAGATTTTAAGATTTGCAAATTTTTCATTGCACCACGGTTGAATTGAACTGAGTTTGTCGGGCCTTCCTCTTATGGTCTTGATATTAGAGTTGAAATTAAGAAGCCTACTTGCACAAATaattgaatcaaattgctacgtGGCACCTTAAAGAAATTTATTGAATAAATTATAAACTGATATATTTATCATTTTTTACACTGCATATGATTATGATTCGAGATTCTAAAACCGTAATGTACAGTACATACGATTTAATAATTAATTTTGAATGAGATAATTCGACAGGGTTGTTTATAAATTATTGGCAACTTGATTTACACCAACATCAAAATGAGTTTCGATGGAAaataatgtaaatattaaataCAATGCAGTTGTTTTAGTATCTcaattaaaaattttgtttttaataTGACATTATTATAAGATGGCATGATGTAATTCCCTCTCCATCACATGTAAGATAAGTTTGCTGGTTTTCCAGCCCATCTGGGAGTGCTGATGATCGCAATAATAGTTCTGACGTTACTTAGTTTATGTCGCCAAGATTGGACGTCGAACCATAATTTATagataaaatatatgtatatatatgtgtgttcgtGATGCAATTTATCCTTAATAAtccttaaaaataaataaataaaccagCAACTGTGTTTGGCAAATGGCAGGGTTCCATTTCCAAGGTGAAGGTGATCTgctcctattttttattttattttcaatgATCAATGAATTAAATTAAgtagaaaagaaaagagaaaaaaacaAAGAGACAAGCTACTTGCGCAAGTAGAAAATATACTAGTGCATATTATTATCTTATTGGCCTGCTAAAACATTTTGACCACTATAATTTATGGGAAAACTAATTTAATTCTGCATCCAAGTTGCACAACTAGTTCGAAAATAATACTATTTATTTTTTCAAGTCATATTCTCGTCCATCGGACAGGATGTACATACTTCAAACAATAAATGTATATTTTGATTCTATAAATGCTTAAATTTATGTAAAGTATtagattaaaattaaattaaataataatatttttaagttttaattagtaatacttaataaataaattataatttatttatttttaaaattctatttgaattttatttataataaatagaataaaaaatttaataaatatgtaTCTAATTTTGAttcgataataaaatttattatcagAAATAttcaatatatttttataaaaaacaaataaatcttttcgtcAATAGAATTAAATTAagtagaaaagaaaaagaaaaaaacaaaaatgcTAGCTAGTTGCaccaataaaaatataaactttatattattattttatttgacAACTAAAACATTACACTATAATTTATGGAAAACTAATTTAATACTACATCAATTTACACCAACTGATTCGATAAagaattaataattttatatattaaaaaaatttaaatattCTATGTGAAATATTGGACTaaacaaaaattaaaataaaattaaaatatttatagactttaattaaaaatatattataattaaattataattattttgaattTTTTAAATTATAATCTTATTTCTACTTTTCTTTATAATAAATGGAGTTAAAAAAATTAGTAGAGGTACGTCCAAtattgatttgacaataaaatttatgatttttattttCAATAAAAGTTACTTTATTTTTCTGTCCTTCAAATTAATTGATCGAAATTTTTTAGAAAATCGAGAaggattattattatatatatacatatattgtggCAGGACATTTGAGAAATTTGATTTAGATAAGTTCTTTTTGAAATCTGAGGGAGATGAATTGTTATTATATTGCAACTCAACTTTTTTTGAAACTATATTGCAACTCAACTTGGTTTCATTATGATCTCACAATTATTCATCttcatatatttctatatatagatCCTACCTTGCTTTAGTGTTAATCAGTAAGGTGGGGAAAACAAAATATGGAGTTTATTTTCATTTCTGTGGCCTTGATTATTTTTGCAATATTGTCTTTGCTAGCTAAGCAATTAATCAAATCTAAATATTCAAATGATCAAAATCTTCCTCCCGGAAGTTATGGGTGGCCTTTTGTTGGCGACACTTTGGAATTCATGGTAGCTCATCAAAACGGCGCACTAGAGGAGTTCGTTATGAACAAAACAAGCAATACTCATCTCCCATATTCAAGTCTTCATTGTTTGGTCAAAAGATGGTTGTAATTTCCGGAGCTGAAGCCAACAAATTCCTCTTTTCTAATGAAGAGAAATTCTTCACTCGTTGGAGACCTCCTACTGTGCAAAATCTTTTCCCTTCAATGGAAATTGTTCGTATCGAACATGACCACAAGAAGGGCAAGAAATATGTTTCTTTCTTCTTCAAATCCGACATGCGGAAAAAGTTAGTGGCTACAATAGATTGCATTGCAAGAAACCAACTTCAAAACCTTTGTCAAAATGGCAAGGAAAATGAAACCCTAGAGGTATATCCACTATCAAACATCTACTCATTTGAAATCGCATGCAAACTATTTATGAGTATCGACGACCCTAAGGACCTATCGGACCTCTTGTATCATTTTAACACCTTAAATAAAGGGTTACTTACGTTACACGTTAACTTTCCGGGGATGCCATTTTATCGAGCCATCAAAGCTGGAGAAAAGCTGAGGGAGAAGATTGGTTTGATAATTAAGGAGAGAAAGGATGCCTTGGCAGCGAATTTGGTGTCCCCAAATCAAGATATATTGACACATATGATAGCTGTGCCTGACGATAACGGAGAGTTTATGAGCGCATTAGAGATTAGTGACAAGATTGTGAGCTTCATCATTGGTGGTTACCATACtacttcttctaccattacctatgCTATCAAGTATCTCGCGCAGATGCCACACATTTATGATCAAGTTAAGAAAGGTATATATTTCTAGATCAGTATTTGCATAAAACTAAATTTTCTCTCCGTCTCAAAAAGAGTCGTATATTTTGGGACAGAGGGAGTACTTTATTTTGAGTATAACTATAGATCGGAAACGGGAAAGTTCAATTTTGAGTATTTTTTAACTGGCCGGCCGGGTTCTAATATGTTAAAAAATATTTTTTGTTTGGGTGGATGATAGAACAAATGGAGATCTCTAAGTCGATGAAGCTTGAAGAAGGACTAGGTTGGGATGAGGTTCAAAAAATGAAATATGCCTCGAACGTAGTGAGCGAAGTATTGAGACACAGATCAATACTTCAAGTAGCTTTCAGAGAAACCACAGCTGATATAACTTATAAAGGATTTACAATTCCTAAGGGTTGGAAGGTAATTACTTTCTCTGATCTCGATTCCCTACTTTTTCTAGAAGTAAATTCTCTCTTTTTTTACTTTAGTATAAAAATTTCTTGGTTTTGCAATTTTTAATAACGAAATATTGTTGGATATATTGATCAGATATGTTGGAGTCCACCTGCCACACACAAAGATCCTAAGTACTTCGAGGAGCCTAGAAATTTTGATCCTTCAAGATTCGAAGGAAGGGGACCAAGTCCTTAC containing:
- the LOC139881636 gene encoding cytochrome P450 716A75-like produces the protein MVVISGAEANKFLFSNEEKFFTRWRPPTVQNLFPSMEIVRIEHDHKKGKKYVSFFFKSDMRKKLVATIDCIARNQLQNLCQNGKENETLEVYPLSNIYSFEIACKLFMSIDDPKDLSDLLYHFNTLNKGLLTLHVNFPGMPFYRAIKAGEKLREKIGLIIKERKDALAANLVSPNQDILTHMIAVPDDNGEFMSALEISDKIVSFIIGGYHTTSSTITYAIKYLAQMPHIYDQVKKEQMEISKSMKLEEGLGWDEVQKMKYASNVVSEVLRHRSILQVAFRETTADITYKGFTIPKGWKICWSPPATHKDPKYFEEPRNFDPSRFEGRGPSPYTFVPFGIGPRMCPGYDLSRVMSIIFLHYWFKLFNWELILPHEKDKIWELILPHEKDKIYVTPIPVQGLPVRISPINN